The genomic stretch ACTGTTAAATGGAGCCGCTGTGATggcaaaattaatattttagtcATATTCTCCCAATTCTAAACAGTCTAACAGCCCTCACATACCTTATCTCGGGAGATGTTTGTTTTGTATGGGGTTTTGGTGTCTGAAAATTGTGTGAAGACAGCTGACATAGGCTCTGGCCACCCACAATGCAAGAAAAAATTGGATGGATTAACATGCATGggaattttttatattttgaacaTTACTTTTCACACTATGATGTCTGAGAGCCAGATCTAGTCATCCAAAGAGCCACATCGAGCTCCCGACCCTTGCCCTATAGGTTCGAGTTTAGCTTGTCAGTTGTGTGTGATTGCGTCTAATTGTCACCGTGTCTGGCTTTGCTTCTAGAATCAGAGGAAGAAGTTGAAGAGGAGGCAGAAGAAAGGCAGGCATCTCCCGAGCCTCTGCAGGAGAGCCCCAACAGCACCACTTACTATGAGCCACACCCCGTCACGTACGATGCAACTCTACCAACCTCTCCCTCTTTTAGATAACTACATTTGAAGCAGGGGAGTCATTTTGTGttccactctctgcagtaacggaGTGGAGGAGCCCATGGAGGAGCCTGCCCCGGAACCAGAAATAGAACCCGAGCCTGAGCCCAAAGTTGAGGAAATAAAGTCTGAAGTTGATGAGAAAGTTTTGGAAGAAATGGAGGCAAAAGCTCCTTCTCCTGTCCCGGTGGAGTCTGCCGCTAATTCCCAGGAGACACCTAAGGTCGGAGCCGATATCTTGTTCAGCTGGTTAACTTTTCCTTCATGAATAGTTGGGCAGCGTTGTAACCATTATGCAATTATGTCTCCCCCACTCCCCATCCATAGACCTTCTCTTGGGCCTCAGTGACCAGTAAAAACCTTCCTCCTTCAGGCACCTCCTCTGGTATCTCACCCCATGTTGTGAAAGCACCAAGCTCGCAGGTAACCACTTTGGTACCTTAATGtgctgtttgtaaaaaaaaaaaacaatatttacagtAACAATAATTAACAAGACTTTATAAAAGACCACAAGTACACACggtcatctaaaaaaaataatactctgGCTTCCACCACGCAGCCCCGAGTCGAAGCCAAGCCAGAGACGCAGGCAGCGCCACTGAGACTCCGAGACCAGCGTGCACGAGACAGACCGGCCTTCCCCCCACGTGGACCCAGATCAGGTActgcctatttttttttttatttgtattattatttctacttttaACGGCTAAAAGTCAATGAAATATGCTCTAAGTTGACAATCTGTGTCCCTGTCACCTTTTAACAGATGGCATGCCGTCTTCTGAGGCACAAACAGGGAAACCACACTTAAGTTTTGTCAACAAAggtatgtacattttttttttagctccatTACAATTaccttatttattgttttttgttttttttttaaagattttaagTTCAGggctggaattttttttatacttttactgtagtttatttaataattttatttgaattatttggaATTAAGATTGCTGTTTGGTTGATTAGCtgcaaaatgtttacattttgtagaGGGGTGGCCAAACAATACTATCCCATGTTTCCTTAGTGTTTGTTTACTCAGTTGCAGTGAGTacttggtgtttttttgtatgttttttttttgaggggaggctttaaaaaataaataaataatgcaaaaaaatgtaaatccagtAAAGTTGCTCCATCATGCTTCAAACATCTCTCCCTCTAATGCAGTTTTTCtaaacataattaataattgattgctgttttttgttgactatggcctattgttagtgtaaaaaatgcatatttatgctAATTAAAGCATAAATGAACTATAATGGAAATGcagttttaaagaaaaaaatttgcccataatctgccatctttgtgagacatgaacatatttgtctttctctcttctgtgcgttctaaagatattaaaacagataaaaaaagacagCATATTACTGCACATAATGGACGTAATTCACCCTGCAACTTCCTCTTTGTATTCACCCTGCAGGCGGTCGGGGCGATCTTGATGCTGGCGAAATGGACACCAGGCGAACTATACGCTACCCAGACAGCCACCAGGTTTTTGTCGGAAACCTCCCGCATGACATCGACGAAAGCGAGCTCAGAGACTTCTTCACGAGTATGTTTGCATTATCATCCCTATTATAACAAGACCAGACCGCCTAGGATTGTTTCTGCTCTGAGTTAAAAAGCCACAGGCAGATAAATGCGGGTGGCAGTTTGCCTGGTGGGATACACCATAGTTATCTATGACATGCACGTCCAGTGTGActaatggtcttttttttttttttttgccctttacATTTTGCAGCCTATGGAAATGTTGTTGAACTGCGGATCAACACCAAAGCTGTCGGCGGGAAGCTTCCTAACTTTGGATTTGTGGTCTTTGACGACTCCGATCCTGTGCAGAGAATCCTTGGGGCCAAGGTAGAAGGGGCATGTATTACCATTTAATGACCCACTTTCATGCACTGGCTGGTGGGTTTGGTTATATCACATAGTGGTAGTGTATCAGTACTTGTTAGTTTttgtactgtataaataatgGTCCAATATTTTTAGTAAGTGTCCCACAGTTGGAAGTATGTATTGGAAGTGCCTTTTTGCTGGAATTGAGTTTTAGAAGTCCTTTTAGTAAGTCGTACTAGGAACACGGCATTtagtgtgtctgtagctttatgCTAATGAGCGGAGTTTGTCCACGTCTGTCTACAAGAAGTGCTACTGTGTATTTTATCTATttattgtgtgtaaacaaagacaaGGGCGCACTGAGGGTCTTATAAAAATGATCATGGAAGTTTTTTCTGGGGTATTTTTTCGTGGCGGAATTTCATCACAAACAGTAACCTGCCTCCTCTGTGAAACACTGGCGTCGTCTTTACCAACGCACATTCTCAATACACACAACACAGTAAGAGCACTGTTTCGCCACATCCTGTCTAATTGTGTAAAGCAATTAAGGGTGCCATTAAAAAATACTCAACGTAACTCAttaaatcccagccattttacAAAATCTGTCCCTTTTCTGTACTAGCATCTTGATGAGTTTGACTGAGGCACAccgaatattgtgttcttggggcGTAAAGACATGGTATATTCCGAGATTAGTCTCatttttcatcaggaaaaaaattagtttctacccttttctgttctttttagtaatcagcagtagaacataagtttcagcaaaatatcagttcccaacaaaaaaaggtaTACGTCCTGAATAGTCAGTAGTCTTAACAACCAGTGGTTGGAGCGGCACAGTGAGGGGCAACTACCGTTGTAGCTACGGAGCGTAATATCTAACGTCCAAAGTGAAATCAACATGGTAATCTTGCAGAAGTAGCaagtaccgcttttcctcacgagggtcgcggggggtgctagagcctatcccagctgtcttcgggcgagaggcggggtacaccctggactggagggcaaatatagacaaccattcacactctcattcatacctatggacaatttggagtcggcaattaacctagcatgtttttggaatgtgggaggaaaccggagtacccggagaaaacccacgcatgcactgggagaatatgcaaaatcCGCACAGTGAGCGAGGGTAGAAtcgaactagctgtgaggcctgcacgctaaccactcatccgccgtgcaacccttaaaagggacctattattatgctaatttttcgaccctttgtcctgagttttggactcctacagagcagctacacacaataaccagcacagaaaacgttctagatcttccagaatctgcacctattccaactgtatttcctttgatttctgCTTCCTACCAAAACGGTCTTTaattttattccacccactgggagaacatgcaaactcctgaTATTATAAGATCTTCAATAATACAGTGGATGGTACTCCGATCCAGATCCTGAAGATTGGATCGGGACATCCCTGTGGTGAAGTAATGATATGTATTTTGTGCCAGATTATGAAATGTGACGTTTCGTTTTCTCTTCCTCCCCCCAGCCTATCATGTTCCGTGGAGAAGTGCGTCTGAACGTGGAGGAAAAGAAGACCAGAGCGGCGCGTGAGCGTGAGACCCGCGGAGACGATCGCCGGGACATAAGGCGCAACGACCGGGGTCCAGGAGGCCCACGAGGCATCATGGGAAGCGGCATGATGCGAGAACGCGACGGAAGAGGACCGCCACCCCGAGGCAGCATGGCTCCCAAACCGGGCATGGGCTCCGGAAGAGGCTCCGGCGGCCCGGGCGAAGGTCGCTTTGCTGCTCAGCGTCGCTGAGAAGTGGCGCCACCTGCAGTGTGGAAGTAGTAACGTGCTCTTCATCTTCAACCGTTCACAAAATCTACATGTATAAACGTatatatttgggttttttttgtttcaatttttggttcttttttttttttttttggctttcggAGTGTGACACAGCCCGTCGAGCATTTGTGAAATAGACAAAACTACTACGAAAAATGTCGCTTATTAGTTGTGAGCCGAGGATCCATTTTTTTGGTATCTCAAGAAATCACACACTTTCATTTGTAAATTTGTGGAAACCCCACCAGGAGgaatctacattttttttgggagggacTGAAAGACTACCACAAAACAGCCCAGCATTTGGAACAGAGAttatatgtatatctatatatatctacacacatatatgtatatcgAAATATGGAAATTAGGAGGCTGCTTCACTAAATTCCTCTATTGCACATTTTCTATGGTAGTTTTCTGCCCATTACCGTTGGAAAACAGCAAGATGCAAACGTTCCAAAGGGGAAAGGCatgcctttttattttatttcctttcccttttttttttttttcttccccaagAGACCACTGCTTCAAAAAAATATTGCGTAAACGCACTCACCAATATGCACTCATGGGtacttattttcttgttttgGTTCTTTGCCGTGTTTCATTGACAAGCTGGAGAGACGACGTAACGGGGCAGGCCTCGCTCGCAGCTGCGAAGTACTGCTGtgtactttgactttttttcaccGAAAACTTCAAATATTACTGCTGGATGGACAAGATGACTCTACATGCCTCCTTGATAAACATAATCTTGGATTTTTTCCACCAAAtaaatgactgtgtgtgtgtgtgtttgtgtgtgtggtgaagTTTTGGAGATGAGGGGTAATGAAGATGGCGGCTCGCTCTGGTTTCTTTTGATTCACAGTATTCTCCCTACTCCACTTGTTTGTGTCTTCACAGTGTGAAAGTGACAGAATAAATGTACGGCAAAGTTTACTGTATTGGTTTCCTTTTGACTCgattgaaatggaaaaaaaaaggtgcctTCTATTTTCTCTTTACTACAGCAACATTCATTTTGGGTAAAACAAAAGTTGCAGTATTCACAAGGATTTTAAGATTCTGGTGCGTTGTTTCTCCCTTTTTAATTTTGCTGCCTaagatgtgactttttttttttttttttacattggttTGCTATTCTATGGCCCCAAAAAGGTACATTTAAAACTGTGACGGCTCCATAATCCAATACCaaaccatatttttaaaatactttgtcctccaaatacaattttgtaatgtgagtgtgagtgggcTGGCTGTGTTTGCAGCCGACAGACTTCGCAAATACTATGTGAACACTTTTCTAGCTGTTGgtgcatttgtatttttcataatgCTGGttattcattgtgttttttttttattttcagctGGAAAGggcaacattttattttaatcttgCACTGAAAAGAGGAAAGTGATGTAGCAACTTTTGTTTTCTGGATAAATGCGCTAATGAGGTCTTCCTTAGCTGGTGGTATGTTGCactattttccaaacatttctgGGACAATCTCTTGTCGGTTCGAGCACAGCCTCTCCTCTCCAAATTATACTGAAATAATCTGCATATTTTCCACACTTGAGAGCTAGTTTTGATAAATGCTTTTTCCCTTTTATGATCTATGTGACAACTCTGTCATGTGTTTTAGAAGTGGACATTGTTTTTGATCCtccaagaaagaaaaaaaaaagctgtaaattatttgtgttattttcttcCTCTCTGCTTGAGATCGCAGTTGGCTGGTGAATCATTCCAGTCCTTTTTGAACGGAAATAGAAGTCGACTCTGTTGGCTGCCATCTTTCATTGTTGCTCTATagtacacaaaaaaagcaaatttgCAGGTGGACAATGTTTCTTctgtgtttttcctttttccatttTGAATGTGTCAGACTTAACAATAAACTACTGATATCAGCGCCACTCATACCCATTGGTTGTGTAAAAAGTGTGGTCCTATTGTCAACAATTGCACCTTATTGTAAggtcatgttttatatagacaaaaacaacaggTGACCTCACCGGCATTAAATTGCTGAGTTTATATGTTATTTAATTTGGCTTGGTGAGTCTCATATTGAACAGTCAGTCCCTTGTGTTATAGGTtccatttctggttctatggttatcatcacatgtGTCCTCGATGACATCACAAAAAGTGACCAAATTAAAAAGTCTCCGGAGCTGGTGATGTCTTGCATGATGTCAGTTTGAAGTACAATAGAGCCAAAACCCATACTCATAAGAAAAGTATATCCTGTTATtgttaaaaatagaattaaagtggttttaaatattaatcaaaAGATTTCAAATGTTATTCAACTGCTCCAGCTTACATccgcgacccaagtgaggacaagtggcatagaaaaagaatgccTGTTTTTCAAGttcaaaaagtatattttaatgttttcaatAATGTAGTGGTTTTAAAATTTTCTACGTCCTACAGTAGTGTCCTACAGGgactaattaaaaacattttagtaaattaaataaaattttattatttcttgaaatgtatttaatatttgtttaatgTTGGCACAAAATGCTTTCAGATGTTGATGGATATTAACCTTTTAAATATTAGTGCTATTTTTAAACCTGTTTTGAAGTATGACAAGAGAACActgttattttagttttagatgGTAATCCATTATACTGATGGACACTAggaaaaaattatacatttatagaAATGTATAGAAATTTATAGAAATTTATAGCAATATATACAAAGACTTTATACAATACATTCTTGATTTAGGTTGCCATAGAACGTGTGTGGCCCTTTAAATATGTGACGGCACCTGACCGGCCACGTAGCGCCACGTCGTTGCGCATGCGCACAGTCCTCCATTGGCGAGGACTTCCGGGGTCGCTCTGTCACTACCCTGTgttccaccaaaaaaaaaaaaaacaatcttttttttcttttgaagtCTTCACTCAGATTTTTTGATACCGGTGTTTCTTCAGAGTGGAGGGACATATTTTTTATTCCTACGCCGCCGATAGGACGTCTTGTCAAGATGAACTTTCTTCGAGGAGTGATGGGTGGACAGTCAGCCGGGCCGCAGCCCTCTGGAGCGGAGACGGTAGGGAAATAACACCGGCTATCTTTGACCAGCAACTAGCTTAGCTTTTACACACTATAAGACTtactacatgttttttttaacctaaacACTACCATTATTTACACTACACGTCACGCCAGCGTGTCTCCATATTTTCGTAGTGACAGCAATTAGCCTGCTATAATCACATTAACTAGCTAGCCAGAATGCTAATAGGCTAATGTAGCCAATATGTAATTCAGCAATGAGTCGTTGTAAGTAATaatcaattatatatatttattctaatTCCCATGTGACTACTATCCAACAAAATGGAGATCGCAGCAGAGTCAGTCCTCCAGTCATCTGTTCTGTCTTACAAACTGTGACGAGTGTCATGTTTTATGTCgtgtttgaattattttctaGTACACATTTAACTCTGATGTACAGCCTTTAACGCATGCATTGATTAATTCTGGAGGCTTTACGGCTGAAATGGTTGCTTGTGGTGCTTTATATGAAATTTAAACGATAGTAATTGTCTGTCAGGCACACAGATTGACATTGTGTTTCACTGCAGTCAAATGTATTGCCACATTTGTGTAATACGTTAGGCTAGGACTCATTATGCTAGTCCTATACATTACTATTTATTGCACAGACCTTATGATGACTTCAGTAAATTGAAGGAGAAGACATGCGACTGGATATGTTTGACTATTTGAGAGTTTTCATTGTTAATTTGTCTCACTCATCTGCTTTTCTCTGcatatttctttcatttgttcTGTATTTTTGCCAGATTCAGAAACTGTGCGACAGAGTGGCCTCCTCGACACTCCTGGAGGATCGCAGAGATGCAGTCCGTGCGCTTAAATCCCTCTCTAAGGTAAAGTATTCGGATGTGTTTTCATGAATTATGCCGTTATCGTAGGGTAATTATTGCCTTTGGCTTCCTGTCTTACAAGATTGCCTTTCTTTTGTAGAAATATCGAATGGAGGTTGGCATGCAGGCGATGGATCATTTGATTAACATCCTGCAAACTGACAGGTACATCCATGCAATTGTCAAACCCATTATTAATAACATAGTCTGACATATTTTGTACATAATCTACTGATTACTGCCTGTGACAACAAGTATTTAGACTCCCCCTGGTTCTCGATTTTAACTTGATGTAGATTTTGCAGATGGTTCCTTGAATTTTCGCCTGCTTCCTTAAGTAACGTGCTTTCTTGGCAATGTGACCGTTGCGTTTTGTCAGTTGCTTGTCGCCATTTGTTAATTTTAGCCTGCTTTTTTGCCTCAGCAATGACaccttttgtctttttgttgtttaacCTTATGATGACGTTGTTATTCCTGACAAACATTGTAAAAGTAAGCTACAAAATAAAGTATTAACCAAGATTTTGtcactgaaatgaacaaaatgctcCCTTATTGTTGGCCACTGATGCACAAAAACGTAATTGTCGTCGTAGATGATGCTCCGGTTGTACAAGAATCGAATGACACGTCGTAGCTTCTGTACTGTTAACATTTGTTCTTCTGAAATCCGACAGGTC from Doryrhamphus excisus isolate RoL2022-K1 chromosome 1, RoL_Dexc_1.0, whole genome shotgun sequence encodes the following:
- the g3bp2a gene encoding ras GTPase-activating protein-binding protein 2 isoform X1; amino-acid sequence: MVMEKPSPLLVGREFVRQYYTLLNKAPDFLHRFYGRNSSYVHGGLDASGKLAEAVYGQAEIHKKVMSLQFNECHTKIRQVDAHATLSDGVVVQVLGELSNNGQPMRKFMQTFVLAPDGSVANKFYVHNDIFRYEDEVFCDSEAELDEESEEEVEEEAEERQASPEPLQESPNSTTYYEPHPVTNGVEEPMEEPAPEPEIEPEPEPKVEEIKSEVDEKVLEEMEAKAPSPVPVESAANSQETPKTFSWASVTSKNLPPSGTSSGISPHVVKAPSSQPRVEAKPETQAAPLRLRDQRARDRPAFPPRGPRSDGMPSSEAQTGKPHLSFVNKGGRGDLDAGEMDTRRTIRYPDSHQVFVGNLPHDIDESELRDFFTTYGNVVELRINTKAVGGKLPNFGFVVFDDSDPVQRILGAKVEGPIMFRGEVRLNVEEKKTRAARERETRGDDRRDIRRNDRGPGGPRGIMGSGMMRERDGRGPPPRGSMAPKPGMGSGRGSGGPGEGRFAAQRR
- the g3bp2a gene encoding ras GTPase-activating protein-binding protein 2 isoform X2 gives rise to the protein MVMEKPSPLLVGREFVRQYYTLLNKAPDFLHRFYGRNSSYVHGGLDASGKLAEAVYGQAEIHKKVMSLQFNECHTKIRQVDAHATLSDGVVVQVLGELSNNGQPMRKFMQTFVLAPDGSVANKFYVHNDIFRYEDEVFCDSEAELDEESEEEVEEEAEERQASPEPLQESPNSTTYYEPHPVTNGVEEPMEEPAPEPEIEPEPEPKVEEIKSEVDEKVLEEMEAKAPSPVPVESAANSQETPKTFSWASVTSKNLPPSGTSSGISPHVVKAPSSQPRVEAKPETQAAPLRLRDQRARDRPAFPPRGPRSDGMPSSEAQTGKPHLSFVNKGGRGDLDAGEMDTRRTIRYPDSHQVFVGNLPHDIDESELRDFFTTYGNVVELRINTKAVGGKLPNFGFVVFDDSDPVQRILGAKPIMFRGEVRLNVEEKKTRAARERETRGDDRRDIRRNDRGPGGPRGIMGSGMMRERDGRGPPPRGSMAPKPGMGSGRGSGGPGEGRFAAQRR